The Haloarcula sp. H-GB4 genome segment TTAGTATCATCCGTGACGAGATGAATGTTGATCCCGGTGGAGTCGTCCGGGTTCGAAACGGGTGCATTCTCAAAGGTCTCAACAATAGAGGTCTGGACTGAGTCGCTGAGCGTCGTTGACTGGGTAGAATCGACTTCGACATAGATATCGGTTCGCAGCGGGTCTGCATCCGGAATAGCCTGCTCACAGCGGACTTCCATGCCGTCCGGATAGCCGTCACCGTCCGTGTCCGCGTCGGTCGGGTCGGTGCTGTAAGTGGACCGCTCTAGCGAATCCGACAGTCCGTCTCCGTCTGTATCAGTGGCGTTCACATCGGCCTGTGCCTCCTGTACATTTGGCGCATCGGCCCCACCACCACTAGCGGTGTTCACCTGTGGCGACATTCCGGCAGCTGGAAACACGACACCGGCGAGTAGCCCCGTGATGAGGACGATGGCACCGACACGAACCACCGGCACGTTACGGAGCCATCGGCCCGTGAGACGATGGGCTCCGGCAGGGGTGCCTGCCCTCTCAGTTTCAATATTAAAACTGAGGCCAAAAGTCTCCTTCAGGCAAATCCGCAAAAACCGGGATAAAATAGACCATTGGGTCATCTATAACCCAATGTTTTCGGTTAGAAGGTAAGTAAGTAATTCCCCAAATATCAATATCGATTTCGATATTGGATTGGGTGTATATTTGAAGTCCCTGGCTGTGTCTGTCGGTATCTTCAATGGGCTCGATTCAGTAACAGAAGGTAATGCGTGTTACCCGCCGGTTCTGGCTCACGCTCACTGCTATCGGGAGCCTCGTCATAGGTGGTGGGCTGCTCGATGCACCCCTCTTAGTCGTCGGAGCCGTCGCGCTCGCAGGCTGGCTGCTCGCAATGCAGGTTGCGTTCGTTCGTGGCGTTTCACGGCTTGAGGACGAACTCACAGTCAGCCAGTCGCTCGACCGGTCCCGAATACGGACCGGCGCCGAAACGACGTACACACTCGACGCATCGGTTGACGCTGCCGGCGATCACCTGCCGCTCTCCATCGAAGCACGGATTCCACTCACAGCGCAGATGGAAGCGGGTCCCTCTCCAGACATCACTCTCGGTACATCGATGCAGTCGTCATCAGTGACACTCCCGCTCACCTGGGAGACTGTTGGCAACTACACCGTTCCCGGAGCCACGGTGACTGTCAGTGACGGCACCGGGCTGTTTACCCAGTCGTTCACGACGGCTCCCGGCCCGGAAATAGCAGTCGAGTCGCCGTCGGTCGGCCCGATTCACGTTGGCCAGGGTGGGAAACAGTTGCTACGCGGTGTCGGCGAGCACGATGCCCGCGGGCGGACAGGTGGCTTGTCAGCCGAGGAGATTCGAAAATACGTTCCGGGTGACGCACTGAAATACGTCGACTGGAAGGCGACTGCCAGACTAGACGAGGCGCACGTCCGTAACTACGAAGCCGAGAGTAACCGTAGTGTGGTACTCGTCCTCGATCACCGTCAGACGCTGGGTGATGGTGCACCTGGCGAAACGAAGCTAGAGCACCTCAAAGCGGTCGCCGCGGCGTTCCAGCAGCGTGCCGAAACGACCCGTGACCCGTTAGGGTACGTGACCATCGATGACGCAGGCGTGACAGACTCGAGAGTCCCCGTAGCGAGAACCGAGGTTTACAGGTCGTGTCAGCATCGGATTAATGACCTCGACACTGAAACTGAGACACCGGCAACAGCTATCACAACAGCGCCTCACACCGGAACGGAGACAGGGAGAGTAAATCCGTCGACAAGCACACAATCACCGATAGAAGCGACGCTGCTCGCGTATCGGAACGCTGCTGGGTCAAAGCAACATCTTCCAGACCAACCACTGTACAACGGGTTGCAAGCGGCACCACACGAGATACGTAGCGCGGACCTATTGGTCATCTGTACAGACGACAGCAACCCGAACGAACTGCGGAACACAGTTGGACTGGCAAGACGCAACGCAACGGAGGTCGTCGTATTTATTACGCCCTCAGTGGCCTTCGATACGGACCTTCTCACCGACCTTGGTACCGCCTACGAACGGTATCGGACCTTCGACCAGTTCCGGCGTGAATTGAACGAGATCGACGCAGTGACGGCCTACGAGGTCGGGTCGCCGGACCAGATCTCGGCTATTCTGTCTGGCAGCCCAGCGAACACAGACCAAGGGGAATACGTATGAGTATGGCACTAGCGAGGGAACGGTCGCTCCGATCACCGCCTACCGTGCTCGGCCTGCTGGGAATCGGCATCGCGGCAGGCGGACTTGTCCTGAGTGGACCGGTCTGGCTTGGCCTCGTCGGTATTGTCCTCGGCGGTCTCTATCTATCCGGAACAGCCGTTCTCGCCGTCGTGCTTGGACAGATAGCGCTCATCACAGTCGATGCACCGTCACTCATACCCCTCGTCCTTGTCGAAGGTGGCCTGTTCCTTGCATTGCTTTCAGTCACTATTGAGATACCCGACGGTCGGGTCGCTGGCAGCCTCGTGGCGCTTGTCGTTCCACTGCTCGGCGGTCTTGCCTGGCTGTTGCTCGGGCCCTTGAATCTGGATCCCCTCAGGGTCGGGTCCGCCCTCCTCGTTGGGATTGCTATCGTCGGCTATCTGCTTCACCGATATCTGCTGATAGAACTCGACATCGTGACTGAAGACGTAGCTGCGGATCGTGATTTCCTATGAGTCAACCCGAGCCCTCGCAACTGGACGCATCAGCTGATGACAGCGACCAACAGACCGATGTTGTACCGGATCGCCAGACACTCGAAGCGGAGCTAGAAGTGTTGCGGGAGGAGAATCGCCGGTTGCGCGAGTCATACGTGCATGCGAAGCGAGCAACGTTCAGACGGACCGCGATAGGCTTTTTTACGGTCGGTGGCCTCTCCCTCATAGCGGCGTTCGTCTTTCCGGCCCTGCAAACCATCTTCATTGCGTTCGGTGGGACCGGTGTGTTCGCCGGCATCGTCACGTTCTATCTCACTCCCGAGCGATTCGTCTCTGCGTCAGTCAGTGATACTGTGTTTGACACGCTGGCCGATATCGAACAGCAACTCGTCAGCGAACTTGAACTCCAAACTGAGGCAGTGTATGTCCCAACAGCATCCCGCCCTGAGACGACTGCACGCCTGTTCGTCCCACAGCACGTCGAGTACGCGGTTCCCGACCCGGAGCAGTTGGGAGAGCTGTTCGTCACAGGCGTCGAGTCGGAGCAGGGCATATCGCTCCCCCCCACCGGTGGCCGGCTATACACCGAGTTCGAGCGAACGCTCTCGGGTGAACTCGATGACGACCCCCATTCAATAGCGACACGGCTGACTGCGGCCCTGTCCGAACAGTTCGAACTTGTCGATGATACAACAATCGAAATTGATGGCGAGAACCGAACCGCTTCTATTGCCATTGACAATCCTGCGTTCGGTGAAATTCACCAGCTAGACCATCCGGTGGTATCACTGCTCGCGGTGGGGTTTGCCACGGGCTTTGACCGGCCGGTTACCGTCGACACGCGTGATGACGAGCGGTTCAGCGGTGTCGTGACGGTTTCGTGGGACGCACTCGAACAACCATCGGCGCAGTCCAATAGCGCGGCGACCCCGGAAAAAGAGACGACCACGATGCCAGAAAACAGCTAACTGCGGTCCGGTCGCTATTCGAACTCGCGTTTCGTCCCGCCATCGCCGACCGCTGTCTCGGTACCCGTACTGTGGTCGGTGTCGGACCCGGGCGGCGTGATCGACTGGAGAATTTCTTCGATAACCGCTTCGGCGCTGATCTGGCTTAGTTCGGCGTCGCTGTTCATAATGAGACGATGGCGCAACACCGGGAGCGCCATCTCTTTCACGTCGTCCGGGATGACGTACTCTCGGCCATTCAGACGAGCACCCGCCTTGGCTGTATTCTGTAGATCGATGGTCGCCCGCGGTGAAGCGCCGTGAATGACGTTTCGATGGTCTCGCGTTGCGCCGACAATAGAAAGAATGTACTCTTTGATTGTGTCTTCGATGTGTGTCTCAGGGACCACTGTCCGGGCGTCCAGAAGTTCGTCCCGAGAGATGACCTGTGAGATAGAGTCCGCATCAAGCGTCGGGTTTGCGTCGAACCGGTCAAGGATAGCGCGCTCCTCCTCTGAGTCGGGAATCTCAGTGACGAGTTTCATCTGGAATCTGTCGCGCTGGGCCTCTGGGAGCTTGAACGTTCCTTCCATCTCGAGTGGGTTCATCGTCGCAACGACCGTAAACGGGGTCGGAAGTTCGAGCGTTGACCCCTCGATAGACACCTGCCCTTCCTGCATCGCTTCGAGCAGCGCACTCTGTGTTTTCGGCGGGGCGCGGTTGATCTCGTCAGCGATGACCAGATTAGTAAACACTGGGCCTTTCTGCAGTTCGAACTCGCCGTTTCGCTGGTGATACACTGTCGTTCCAGTGATATCTGCAGGGAGCAGATCAGGCGTCATCTGAACACGAGAGTGCTGGAGATCCGTCGCGTTGGCGACGAGCGTGGCAATCGTCGTTTTCGCGACACCGGGGACCCCCTCAAGAAGCACGTGGCCGCGTGTAAGCATGGCAACAGTAATGTGCCGAAGAACCTGCTCGTTCCCGATAAGAACTGTTTCCGTCTCCTCTCTGAGACGGTCGTACAGTACCGACGGATCAGTCATTACGCTGACGTTCGGACCGCTGTTTAATAATGGCTTCCGTTACTCGCTCTACCTGTGCGGCTTCCCAGTCCGGATGCCGGGCTGTGAGATAGGTCTCCACGCCGTCTCGGGACAGGTGCGGGTCCGACTCGTGACCTCTGTATTCACTGAGTCGATCACGGAGAGACTCGTCGAGACGGCGGTCGTACGCGAGCAGCGCCCCGACCAGCACGACGCCACAGAACAGCAACAGCGCGTCCGATCGCTGTACAGCGAGGACGGCAGCGGCCACTGGCGGGACACTACTGGCGCGTGAATAATCCAGTAGGGCCGTGTCGTGATTGGCGACGATGTTCTGGACGAACCGTCGGTTGTCACCACGTTCAAGCATCGCGTTCACGAAGATGCTCGGATCACTGACAGCGATAACTCGACCGTCGCCGACCGATTCGCTCGTGACGACGGGTCGGGACGCTAACTGCTCCTCGCCGTCAAGGTTGGCGTTCCCGTTACTGTCGAGGTAGGCATACTCTGAGGTGTTGACGAGTGTCGTCGCGTTGCCGGCTCTGACAGTTGTCCCGTAGTTGAGGACGACAGTATCGACGCCTGTAGTCTCTGGATAGTCGCCGGCAGGCGTCGCTTCCGGGAGCGAGGAGTTCCGGTAATAATTTCTGTTGTCGTACACCGGGCGGCCGTCGAAGCGTGCATCTGCACCGACAGCCGCGAGTAGCTCATTTCCGTGTGGGCGGTAATCCTCAGCGACGACGAGTGTCCCACCGCTTCGAACGAACTCAGCGATTCGTGTCCGCTCGCTTGACGAGTACGGCTCGGCCGGCGAGAGAACGACCGCAACGGTGCCGTCCGTGTCACTTGTCGGATACTGACTTACGTTCGTTCCGACGGTCACGTTTGCACCGGCGTCAACTGCGACGGTTCGGAGTTCGCCCGCCCCGTCCCACTTGGAATTATACGCACCGAACGCTGCTGAGGACGTGCTCGCGGCGTAGACGAGTGCGATGACCGTGAGGGCAGTGTAAGTGGCAAGCAGTAGCTGTGGGAAAGTGACCGACGGCAGCCAAGAATCGTCAGGAGACGGTGTCGGTGCCATCAGATCAGCCCCGGCGGTAGAATCGCAAGGATCCGTTTGATGACCACGTAGGCAAAGCCCACCAGACCAAGTGCGATGAGCCACCAGAGCCGCCGTCGCCAGCGCGGCGACACGGCCTGCGGTGCAACCAGTTCGACAGTAACGAGAAATCCGATCAGCGAGACAACGAAAAACAGTTCCAGCGTCAGCGCATCTAGGAGGGTCAACACGAGGATGGTACCAAGTACCCACGTGAGATGCCCGTAGATGAACTGCTGGCGCTGTCGTGTCGCCATGGTAGCTTTGTCACTTGTACTGCCAGTTAAACTTCCGGAATAGACGTGGGCTAATCAAACAATTAACCATCTGATGGTTTGTGTCGGAATCATACGCCCCAGCGCGGAGGGCGAAATCCGCCCTGAAGTATCTGAGCCATTAACCGTTCTCCTAGCGCTAGTTTTACGAACATTATACTTGTGGATGGTTATAGTGGTGGTATTTGAATTTTATTTACTTTTTGAGAGAGACAGCTGATAGGTTACTATTCATAGTCTTCAGGTGTTGGAATATCGACGCTGAGTGTATCTTCAGTTGAGGTAGAGACCGCAGTGTCAAACAGGTCCTGATACTGGAACTCTCTCTCGCCCTTGAATGGCCCGGGCCTCTCAAAACTGGCAAGGTGTATCTTCTGAGAATCTGTATTTCCAGTAAATCCGATCTCGATTGTGCCCGCATCAAAGTCAATATCGAATTCTTCATCGGCTCCAATATCTGGAGACCCACCCCCGTCACCAGTGGGATTCTCTGCTTTCGTCGGAGAGGTTGAATTGCCTAACGCAGCGCGGACTAGCTTTGCATCTGCTGCACTGTAATTCGGTGGCTCAGGTACGTCTCCGATTCCGAGATCAGCCTGCCAGAACACTTTTGAACAGAGGAGTACGTTGCTGACTGCCTGAACAGGGCCCTCTCCGTCATGTTCCTGAGCATCAAACGATCCCTCGTAGTCATCGATTGACTTCCGGAAGACACCAGCTCCGGTTTTGACCGATATTGTATGCACGTCATAGACATCGTCAATGGAGGTGAAATCAAACGCGAGCACCTCTTTGTCCTCCTTCGTTTCAGTGACGGTAAAGTCGAAGGAGTCACCAGCCTCCAGAAAATCGCTGCCCTCTTCGAACCTGAATTCTCCACCCTCTACCTCGTATTTGGCGAGTAGAGCAGTCCCCTTAGGACAGGTATTTTTACTACCAGTTGGGGGTCCCCCACCGTTGTTATCGCCTTGTTTGCCCTTCCGTCCGTTTCCATTGCCTCGTCCGTTCTTATTCGCTCTCCCTGAGACAACTCCAGATATCGAACTGGTCACTGCGATACCGCTTACAGTGTGAATTACAGAGCGCCTTGAAAATCGACTGTCTTGGTTTTCATCTGACATACAACAGTCCTTACGACTAATGCCATTTTAGTTAATACTGGGTTTTGTTAATACTCTCATCTTACCGCGTAAAGTAGATGAAACCTTACTAATCAAAGCACCCTCATTTTCAGCCGAGATCAGAACATGGCGCGACAGCGTTGAATAGAATGGGGCCCCGACGGAACCCCAGAGAATCACCCGGTCGCACGAATTCTAGTAGAGGTGGATTATATCGCCGAAGGTCTTCGAGCCCGATTCAGTAGCTGATTAGAGGAGGGTGCATCTCAGGCGGTAACTGAACGGTCAAAAAATGTAAATAGAGTAGACATTATATTTTGATTGTATTAATATGATACACGATGTTGAAATAGAACATCTTCAGATGAATGTGGATGAGCGAGGCCATCTAACAGAGATCTGGCGGTCTGACTGGGATTTTTTTCAGGGAGATGACGAACCTCAGATGTCCTATTTTTCTGAAACCTATCCCGGTATTGTACGCGCTTGGCATCGCCATAATCGAGGGCAAGTAGATCATTTCGTCGTTCTTCGGGGGAAGGCAAAGGTGGGAATATACGACGAACGGGAAGGGTCACCGACAAACGGGGAGTTAGACACGTATGTTATTGGGGAAGGTAACATGAACGCGATTCGGGTTCCGGGAGACTGCTGGCACGGATTCAAAGCAATCGGTGACGAGCGAGTCCTTCTGGTGAACTTCCCAACGAACCTGTATGACTACGACGACCCAGACGAGGAACGGATACCCTACGACACGGACAGAATCCCACTCAACTGGGAGGAACCCCCCCACGAGTAATCATGAAGGGAGTACTTCTCGCAGGCGGTACGGGGTCGCGTCTCTATCCAATCACCTACACCGGGCCAAAGCAGCTGGTGCCAATCGCGAATAAGCCTGTTCTCGACTATGCGATAGAGGACCTGCGAGAGGCCGGCATTACCGAGATCGGCGTAGTTCTGGGTAACAAGGGCCGGGACGCAATTCAAGAGCACTTGGGAGATGGGTCCGCATACGACGTTGAAATCACGTATATCGTCCAGGGGGATCCACTGGGACTTGCACATGCAGTCGGCTGTGCCCGAGATTTCGTCGGTGATGACTCGTTCGTCGTGTACCTCGGTGATGATCTCATGCGCGACGGGATCACGGATATGGTTGCCAACTTCGATTCATCAGAGTACAGCGCCGGTATCGGTTTACAGGAGGTGGATGAGCCATCCAGATACGGGATTGTTGAGGTGAACGACAGCGGTGATATCGTTTCGCTGGTCGAGAAACCGGATGATCCCCCGAGCAATCTCGCCTTGATCGGTATCTATGTGTTTACGCCAGCGATTTTCGAACAGATCGAGTCACTGACTCCTTCGTGGCGAGGTGAACTTGAAATCACAGATGCTATTCAGGGGTTACTGGAAACCGGAAGTCGCGTTCAGTCACACCTCGTGCATGGGTGGTGGAAAGACACCGGGAAGCCTGAAGACGTGCTACAGGCGAATCGACTCGTTCTCGACAATATGGATGGACAAATCGAAGGCGATATCCAGGATGGAGCATCTGTCAGTGGGCGGGTCGAACTCCAGAAGAACGCAGTTATCGAGGGCGGTGCTGTCGTCCGTGGTCCAGTCTCGATCGGGGAAGGAACGCGTGTCTGTTCTGACAGCTACATTGGACCATATACGAGTATCGGAGAGCAATCGATCGTCGATAACGTCCACATAGAGGCCAGCGTAACGATGGGACACAACGAAATCAAGACCGATTCTAAAATCGTCGATTCGCTTGTCGGCCGAGAAGCCTGCGTAAAATCGAGTGACAGTAAACCCGAGGGCGAGCGGATAACTGTCGGCAGGAACTCGACATTGGAACTGTAACCATGCACATTATCACACATACGTGTCTTGAATGTGGG includes the following:
- a CDS encoding DUF4350 domain-containing protein, which produces MAPTPSPDDSWLPSVTFPQLLLATYTALTVIALVYAASTSSAAFGAYNSKWDGAGELRTVAVDAGANVTVGTNVSQYPTSDTDGTVAVVLSPAEPYSSSERTRIAEFVRSGGTLVVAEDYRPHGNELLAAVGADARFDGRPVYDNRNYYRNSSLPEATPAGDYPETTGVDTVVLNYGTTVRAGNATTLVNTSEYAYLDSNGNANLDGEEQLASRPVVTSESVGDGRVIAVSDPSIFVNAMLERGDNRRFVQNIVANHDTALLDYSRASSVPPVAAAVLAVQRSDALLLFCGVVLVGALLAYDRRLDESLRDRLSEYRGHESDPHLSRDGVETYLTARHPDWEAAQVERVTEAIIKQRSERQRND
- a CDS encoding MoxR family ATPase translates to MTDPSVLYDRLREETETVLIGNEQVLRHITVAMLTRGHVLLEGVPGVAKTTIATLVANATDLQHSRVQMTPDLLPADITGTTVYHQRNGEFELQKGPVFTNLVIADEINRAPPKTQSALLEAMQEGQVSIEGSTLELPTPFTVVATMNPLEMEGTFKLPEAQRDRFQMKLVTEIPDSEEERAILDRFDANPTLDADSISQVISRDELLDARTVVPETHIEDTIKEYILSIVGATRDHRNVIHGASPRATIDLQNTAKAGARLNGREYVIPDDVKEMALPVLRHRLIMNSDAELSQISAEAVIEEILQSITPPGSDTDHSTGTETAVGDGGTKREFE
- a CDS encoding glucose-1-phosphate thymidylyltransferase, with the protein product MKGVLLAGGTGSRLYPITYTGPKQLVPIANKPVLDYAIEDLREAGITEIGVVLGNKGRDAIQEHLGDGSAYDVEITYIVQGDPLGLAHAVGCARDFVGDDSFVVYLGDDLMRDGITDMVANFDSSEYSAGIGLQEVDEPSRYGIVEVNDSGDIVSLVEKPDDPPSNLALIGIYVFTPAIFEQIESLTPSWRGELEITDAIQGLLETGSRVQSHLVHGWWKDTGKPEDVLQANRLVLDNMDGQIEGDIQDGASVSGRVELQKNAVIEGGAVVRGPVSIGEGTRVCSDSYIGPYTSIGEQSIVDNVHIEASVTMGHNEIKTDSKIVDSLVGREACVKSSDSKPEGERITVGRNSTLEL
- a CDS encoding DUF58 domain-containing protein, which gives rise to MRVTRRFWLTLTAIGSLVIGGGLLDAPLLVVGAVALAGWLLAMQVAFVRGVSRLEDELTVSQSLDRSRIRTGAETTYTLDASVDAAGDHLPLSIEARIPLTAQMEAGPSPDITLGTSMQSSSVTLPLTWETVGNYTVPGATVTVSDGTGLFTQSFTTAPGPEIAVESPSVGPIHVGQGGKQLLRGVGEHDARGRTGGLSAEEIRKYVPGDALKYVDWKATARLDEAHVRNYEAESNRSVVLVLDHRQTLGDGAPGETKLEHLKAVAAAFQQRAETTRDPLGYVTIDDAGVTDSRVPVARTEVYRSCQHRINDLDTETETPATAITTAPHTGTETGRVNPSTSTQSPIEATLLAYRNAAGSKQHLPDQPLYNGLQAAPHEIRSADLLVICTDDSNPNELRNTVGLARRNATEVVVFITPSVAFDTDLLTDLGTAYERYRTFDQFRRELNEIDAVTAYEVGSPDQISAILSGSPANTDQGEYV
- a CDS encoding dTDP-4-dehydrorhamnose 3,5-epimerase family protein codes for the protein MIHDVEIEHLQMNVDERGHLTEIWRSDWDFFQGDDEPQMSYFSETYPGIVRAWHRHNRGQVDHFVVLRGKAKVGIYDEREGSPTNGELDTYVIGEGNMNAIRVPGDCWHGFKAIGDERVLLVNFPTNLYDYDDPDEERIPYDTDRIPLNWEEPPHE